The proteins below come from a single bacterium genomic window:
- a CDS encoding cytochrome c3 family protein, translated as MKGHIMKNLSIPIVLSVFLAGPVFAQPTAATHPELQIDCAKCHTCANPTADDPCLVACPRLQSIHATARHELAEGPDSVVLGKIADLYQPVHFDHKKHAGMAQMGGDCQTCHHYSPPGRIPPCGECHGTEAEANLRQPSLKGAYHRQCLACHREWSHDTQCVICHAPQPGKVMAEAVGDISDIMGAAHPKLTEPDTKVYQTPYQPGPVVTFFHKEHIDLFGLRCVDCHKQENCGRCHDLQQSVKVAKTQEEMHALCNDCHKSDPCAKCHDTKQKPGFTHAVTGWPLNRYHQSLDCYACHPTGKRIARLNNACGNCHGGWNQSNFKHAVTGLQLDEIHREMDCEDCHVGRQYAAAPNCAGCHDDGRTAKDVPPGEYITR; from the coding sequence ATGAAAGGTCACATCATGAAGAACTTATCGATTCCAATCGTCCTGTCCGTCTTCCTGGCCGGCCCCGTCTTTGCCCAGCCGACTGCGGCGACGCACCCCGAACTGCAGATCGACTGCGCCAAATGCCACACCTGCGCCAATCCCACCGCCGACGACCCCTGCCTGGTCGCCTGCCCGCGTCTGCAGTCGATCCACGCCACCGCGCGGCATGAACTGGCCGAGGGTCCGGACAGCGTCGTGTTGGGCAAGATCGCCGACCTCTACCAGCCGGTCCACTTCGACCACAAGAAACATGCCGGGATGGCGCAGATGGGCGGCGATTGCCAGACCTGCCATCACTACAGCCCGCCGGGACGGATCCCGCCCTGCGGCGAATGCCACGGCACCGAGGCCGAGGCCAATCTGCGTCAACCCAGTCTCAAAGGCGCCTACCATCGCCAATGCCTCGCCTGCCACCGTGAATGGTCGCACGACACCCAGTGCGTGATCTGCCATGCTCCCCAACCCGGCAAAGTCATGGCCGAGGCGGTCGGCGACATATCCGACATCATGGGCGCGGCCCACCCGAAGCTGACCGAACCAGACACCAAGGTCTACCAGACCCCCTACCAGCCCGGCCCGGTGGTCACCTTCTTCCACAAGGAGCACATTGATCTCTTCGGGCTGCGCTGTGTCGATTGCCACAAGCAGGAAAACTGCGGCCGTTGCCACGATCTGCAGCAATCAGTCAAAGTGGCCAAGACGCAGGAGGAGATGCACGCCCTCTGCAACGACTGCCACAAGAGCGATCCCTGCGCCAAGTGCCATGACACCAAGCAAAAGCCCGGCTTCACCCACGCGGTGACCGGCTGGCCGCTCAACCGCTATCACCAGAGTCTCGACTGCTACGCCTGCCATCCGACCGGCAAACGCATCGCGCGTCTCAACAATGCCTGCGGCAACTGCCACGGCGGCTGGAATCAGTCGAACTTCAAGCACGCCGTGACCGGACTGCAACTCGACGAAATCCACCGCGAGATGGACTGCGAAGACTGCCACGTCGGTCGTCAATACGCCGCCGCGCCCAATTGCGCCGGCTGCCACGACGATGGCCGCACCGCCAAGGATGTTCCGCCGGGTGAGTACATCACGCGTTGA
- the hybB gene encoding Ni/Fe-hydrogenase cytochrome b subunit: MTRHERPHPMQAPFLTRGTMILLALTGIGLAFYAYRLIFGLGAATNLDDQYPWGIWISIDVASGVALAAGGFTTAALAEIFHKQRYHVVVRPALLTAMLGYTFVVIGLLADLGRYYNVWHPILPSMWQGNSVLFEVGMCVMIYLTVLYIEFLPIVVERFKGRVNWPAPLRWANGLTEKLLHIADVTLRRVLFVFIILGVVLSCLHQSSLGTLMVIAKDKMHPLWWSPMSPLMFLLSAIAVGFPMVIVESISAARSFKLRPEKDVLSSLASYTPILLAIYLSIKIVDLTMRDAWPYLLEGSGRSFMFIIELLFGVIAPMVMLLQKKIRNSINGLFIAALMVVLGVVLNRINVFLVAYQPLYPTKPYFPSLVEIGVTVGLASALILVYRWFVMTFPVISGEPDPALQPPAAPAPQERSVAVGAGR; encoded by the coding sequence ATGACGCGTCATGAGCGCCCACATCCGATGCAGGCGCCCTTCCTGACGAGGGGCACGATGATCCTGCTGGCGCTGACCGGCATCGGGCTGGCCTTCTACGCCTACCGGCTGATCTTCGGCCTCGGCGCCGCCACCAACCTCGATGATCAATACCCGTGGGGGATCTGGATTTCCATCGACGTCGCCTCCGGCGTCGCGCTGGCCGCCGGCGGCTTCACCACCGCGGCGTTGGCCGAGATCTTCCACAAGCAGCGCTACCATGTGGTCGTGCGCCCGGCGCTCCTGACCGCGATGCTCGGCTACACCTTCGTGGTCATCGGCCTGCTGGCCGACCTCGGCCGCTACTACAACGTCTGGCACCCGATCCTTCCGTCAATGTGGCAGGGCAACTCGGTGCTGTTTGAAGTCGGCATGTGCGTGATGATCTACCTGACCGTGCTCTACATAGAATTCCTGCCGATCGTGGTCGAACGCTTCAAGGGCAGGGTGAACTGGCCCGCGCCGTTGCGCTGGGCCAACGGCCTGACCGAGAAACTCCTGCACATCGCCGACGTCACGCTCCGTCGCGTTTTGTTCGTGTTCATCATTCTCGGCGTGGTCCTTTCCTGCCTGCACCAGTCGTCGCTGGGCACGCTGATGGTCATCGCCAAGGACAAGATGCACCCGTTGTGGTGGTCGCCGATGTCGCCTTTGATGTTCCTGCTCTCGGCGATCGCGGTCGGCTTCCCGATGGTGATCGTCGAGTCGATCTCGGCCGCGCGTTCCTTCAAGTTGAGACCGGAAAAGGACGTGCTCTCGTCGCTGGCGTCGTATACGCCCATCCTGCTGGCAATCTACCTCAGCATCAAGATCGTCGATTTGACCATGCGCGACGCCTGGCCATATCTGCTGGAGGGCTCGGGGCGCTCGTTCATGTTTATTATCGAGCTGCTCTTTGGCGTGATCGCGCCGATGGTAATGCTGCTGCAAAAGAAGATCCGCAACAGCATCAACGGCCTGTTCATCGCCGCGCTGATGGTGGTCCTGGGCGTGGTGCTCAACCGCATCAACGTCTTTCTGGTCGCCTACCAGCCGCTCTACCCGACCAAGCCCTATTTCCCGTCGTTGGTGGAAATCGGCGTCACGGTTGGCCTGGCCAGCGCGCTCATCCTGGTCTACCGCTGGTTTGTAATGACCTTCCCGGTGATCTCCGGCGAGCCCGACCCGGCCCTCCAGCCGCCGGCCGCCCCCGCCCCACAAGAACGATCCGTCGCCGTGGGAGCGGGCAGATGA
- a CDS encoding 4Fe-4S dicluster domain-containing protein: protein MRRRDFLITAGAASATLAGSTARASSDKPAINFDDQWSVLVDTVVCIGCRKCEWACNQEHKLNDADLKSYEDKSVYNEHRRPHARAYTVLNQFHDARDPRRLWTMKVQCMHCNRPACVSACIVGALQKDPRGPVTYDAWKCIGCRYCMIACPFQIPAYEYHDVLHPEVRKCTFCLHRLEKGERPACVAICPNEALTFGKRRDLIEIAKGRINQHPERYTHHIYGEKEAGGTAWLYLAGADFTNSELPKLGPEPVPETSEKIQHGIFKSFVPPLTLYALLALIMGTQRGASDEPTKEDGHDAS from the coding sequence ATGAGAAGGCGCGATTTCCTCATCACTGCGGGCGCCGCTTCGGCCACGTTGGCCGGGTCAACCGCCCGGGCCTCGTCCGACAAACCGGCCATCAATTTCGACGACCAATGGAGCGTCCTGGTTGACACCGTCGTCTGCATCGGCTGCCGCAAGTGCGAGTGGGCCTGCAACCAGGAGCACAAGCTCAACGACGCCGACCTGAAATCGTACGAGGACAAGTCGGTCTACAACGAGCACCGCCGCCCCCACGCCCGCGCCTACACCGTGCTCAACCAGTTCCACGACGCCAGGGACCCGCGCCGCCTCTGGACCATGAAGGTGCAGTGCATGCACTGCAACCGCCCGGCCTGTGTCTCCGCCTGCATCGTCGGCGCGTTGCAGAAGGACCCGCGCGGTCCGGTCACTTACGACGCCTGGAAGTGCATCGGCTGCCGCTACTGCATGATCGCCTGCCCCTTCCAGATCCCGGCCTACGAGTACCACGATGTCCTGCACCCGGAGGTGCGCAAGTGCACCTTCTGCCTGCACCGGCTGGAGAAGGGCGAACGCCCCGCCTGCGTGGCGATCTGCCCCAACGAAGCGCTGACCTTCGGCAAGCGGCGCGATCTGATCGAGATCGCCAAGGGACGGATCAACCAGCATCCCGAGCGGTACACACACCACATTTACGGCGAGAAGGAAGCCGGCGGCACCGCCTGGCTCTACCTCGCCGGCGCCGACTTCACCAACAGCGAACTGCCGAAGCTCGGACCCGAACCGGTCCCCGAGACGTCGGAGAAGATTCAGCATGGGATCTTCAAGTCCTTCGTCCCGCCGCTGACCCTCTATGCCCTGCTCGCGTTGATTATGGGCACCCAGCGCGGCGCGTCGGATGAGCCCACCAAGGAGGACGGCCATGACGCGTCATGA